A stretch of Paenibacillus mucilaginosus 3016 DNA encodes these proteins:
- a CDS encoding SOS response-associated peptidase produces MCGRFTLTAPESAIIEHFDLSEPLEDYKPRYNVAPGQQLLAVVNDGQQYKIKRFKWGLVPFWAKDPKMGYSTFNARAETVATKAAFREPLKRSRTLIVADGFFEWLSLSKKEKQPMRFLLKSKEVYGFAGLWDTWRGPDGTVLETCTIITTTPNDVVKDVHDRMPVILPRENEQAWLDPGTQDTEFLHSLLQPYPAEEMFSYPVSSLVGNVRNDSADLIEELNSK; encoded by the coding sequence ATGTGTGGACGGTTTACTTTAACAGCTCCGGAATCCGCAATTATTGAACACTTCGATTTATCCGAACCGCTGGAAGATTATAAACCTCGATATAATGTAGCGCCAGGGCAGCAGCTATTGGCTGTAGTTAATGACGGTCAACAATACAAGATCAAGCGATTCAAATGGGGGCTTGTGCCTTTCTGGGCGAAGGATCCTAAAATGGGGTACAGCACCTTTAATGCTCGGGCTGAAACGGTGGCCACGAAAGCGGCATTCCGCGAACCGCTGAAGCGGTCGCGCACCCTAATCGTTGCCGATGGCTTCTTCGAATGGCTTTCGTTAAGTAAGAAAGAGAAGCAGCCGATGCGCTTTCTGTTAAAGAGCAAGGAGGTTTACGGCTTCGCCGGTCTCTGGGATACCTGGAGGGGGCCCGATGGAACGGTGCTTGAGACTTGTACCATTATTACGACGACACCCAATGATGTCGTGAAAGATGTCCATGACCGCATGCCTGTGATTCTGCCGCGGGAGAATGAGCAGGCTTGGCTTGACCCAGGCACTCAGGATACCGAGTTCCTTCACAGCCTGCTGCAGCCGTATCCGGCAGAAGAAATGTTCTCCTACCCGGTATCTAGTCTAGTGGGAAACGTTCGAAATGATAGTGCGGACCTGATTGAAGAGCTAAATTCCAAGTAA
- the lepB gene encoding signal peptidase I, translating to MKVPTSILTSFLVLCTIFTPAAHAEEPVRVFVNDFQVIYNQLPIVDEGTTLVQFRPSFEELGFQVQWDEASRSVIGTKPNTKIVLQMDNKTANVNGEPKELPVAPRISNGSAFVPIRFLGESTEAEVTWDPKTNHVVIIPSDRSYLVLKEVMDQNYEGAKRLLDSGASPNFVSKNDGHSSLGMAVYLQDIPMITLLLEHGAIPDMLYPLAVTDIQMAVYYKNPETVKLLIQYGADPLSPNNRGKTLMDSINDKLKTAETPEDREALEEMRTIIESESTITRHDQYERVYGNGSSMEPSIHVDDRLWIDTKYYDTKAVARGDLVLFEPLKDRLYAKRIIGLPGETIRIEGEYLFVNGVRSKDFTFPENTLSQEDITLGAGQYFVIGDNYNNSFDSRSGLGLVQVEMILGKIIHVEHVDQ from the coding sequence TTGAAAGTTCCTACAAGCATTCTTACCTCATTCTTAGTATTATGTACGATATTCACCCCCGCGGCGCACGCGGAAGAGCCAGTCCGGGTTTTTGTGAATGATTTTCAGGTGATCTACAACCAGCTTCCCATCGTTGATGAGGGTACAACGCTAGTTCAATTCCGCCCCTCCTTTGAGGAGCTTGGCTTCCAGGTCCAATGGGATGAGGCAAGCAGATCGGTCATCGGAACGAAGCCAAATACCAAGATTGTATTGCAGATGGATAACAAAACGGCAAACGTGAACGGGGAACCCAAAGAGCTGCCGGTTGCACCGCGAATCAGCAATGGATCTGCCTTTGTGCCAATTCGCTTCCTTGGAGAGAGTACCGAGGCAGAAGTAACCTGGGATCCCAAGACCAATCATGTGGTCATCATCCCATCGGATCGGAGTTATTTAGTACTTAAAGAAGTGATGGATCAGAACTATGAGGGCGCTAAACGACTGCTCGATAGTGGGGCCAGCCCCAATTTCGTATCAAAGAATGATGGCCACTCGAGCTTAGGGATGGCTGTATATCTTCAGGATATTCCAATGATCACCCTGTTATTAGAGCATGGGGCAATACCGGATATGTTATATCCTCTGGCTGTCACGGATATTCAGATGGCGGTTTATTACAAAAATCCAGAAACAGTTAAGCTGTTAATACAGTACGGAGCTGATCCTCTAAGTCCAAATAACCGTGGAAAAACGCTTATGGACTCTATTAATGACAAGCTCAAAACAGCGGAAACCCCCGAAGATCGAGAGGCTTTGGAAGAAATGCGAACAATCATTGAATCCGAATCGACCATAACCAGACATGATCAATATGAAAGAGTTTACGGCAATGGCTCGTCCATGGAACCATCCATACATGTTGATGACCGGCTTTGGATTGATACGAAATACTACGACACCAAGGCGGTAGCGCGGGGGGATCTTGTGCTCTTTGAGCCATTAAAGGATAGGCTCTACGCCAAACGAATTATCGGACTTCCAGGGGAAACGATCCGCATAGAGGGCGAGTATTTGTTTGTAAATGGGGTCCGCTCAAAGGATTTTACGTTCCCTGAGAACACTTTGAGCCAGGAGGATATCACACTGGGAGCGGGTCAGTATTTTGTTATCGGGGACAATTACAACAACAGTTTCGACAGCCGTTCAGGTCTTGGTCTTGTTCAAGTGGAAATGATTCTCGGAAAAATCATTCATGTGGAGCATGTGGATCAATAG
- a CDS encoding Ig-like domain-containing protein, which translates to MRSNKKWWRTVSASIALSVGLSGPVSYSSVPSSGMDLNQETNVQASSVLTSVYGTQSPAAAQVTQSVYGTVSPIELMVTELVPDNSSTDAYEYIELYNPTDRALPARDLQIRYTYANGTYQVWNLDGDQVIPPGGTAVVWVRTGASEGKTLTDFNRHFGSNVTSQQLLEVHSGGMANTGMRAVVISTDTGTQISRANYNHPNQDISAGKSNIYTLPADGSTVLIKLASGQKPTPGTIRTDQAPTGTVVLPKDSAQPAVVHTPPYTSTPPVDLTLTAQVTDDQSVKRVTLYYKTDAQEVYQQEDLTLNEAGMFSKTISKYDIMSGSKLQYYYEVSDGIHKVKAPSEPAASYQIHLQHQPIPLLNVADGQYLRETVALQGYQPMADGSVLRVSIDGQPIESKRVMPGEAYLVLEADGLQPALGFKNGILIGDTIIHLFEGIHDYSQFETVAVPVSPELLSSGANTLSVWAGDRISPTSNEGNNDNFSIRNVRLILWDGTILRDPAYDSKTSYGVNDDIQHRDFHFMIPEQKLSAITYAWDTKKAVDGKHRVSLEREGTTIAAADVIVDNTKPVIAAITPDAGSQVKGFIPLTAQVSDTISGVSKVEAKLDGNPVDFPGTVAAASLTPGSHRLEVTATDRAGNETSAASVFESLQEHPNAPMNPKPNDGDEKVGPNPMLMANVQDPYGDALKVSFYEGYKYDYANRGQAKAYSHAVDREPPLLQVPQGEKAFDEGEYSKISISDDQYVTTDVNGDFPYHRFELKVDQDLTGVSELEVRWEGHSLEGRRVTMYAWNHKLGKWTEVDSGIGTQDFVLKGKVSVADTVREGTVQVLVQDQIPSPDEYDFSFAWISDTQYYSKSYPHIYTNMTQWLVDQQAKQKIQYTIHTGDIVDGMDEYQYINADRSMKILDDAGMPYGVLAGNHDVHYAAADYSMYGKYFGRHRFENRSYYGGELDNNRDHYDLISSGGNDFVILYFGWVIDQQSIDWANQVLKKYSDRNAIVALHEYINPEGNYSGQGKEIYEKVVVPNDNVFMVLSGHIIGVSHNVKTIGDRQVLEMLADYQGLEQGGLGYLRLLKFDTEHGLLHVNTFSSYLNDYNYYEDSKEEFTIPIKLKPVAKQVATDYIQLNVLTTKLIGQESNVVSGTTAKAKWTGLTPGRTYGWYVSVEDAYLGKTLSDVWTFQVNDGKNGNSGK; encoded by the coding sequence CCAGGAGACCAATGTTCAGGCTTCGAGCGTATTGACTTCCGTATACGGTACCCAATCACCCGCTGCAGCTCAAGTAACTCAGTCGGTTTATGGAACAGTCAGCCCTATAGAATTGATGGTTACCGAGCTGGTGCCGGATAATTCATCAACGGATGCTTATGAATACATCGAGCTGTACAACCCAACGGACAGAGCGCTGCCGGCAAGGGACTTACAAATCCGTTATACCTACGCCAATGGTACTTATCAAGTATGGAATCTAGACGGCGACCAGGTCATTCCTCCAGGCGGCACAGCGGTGGTCTGGGTACGAACCGGCGCCAGCGAGGGAAAAACCTTAACCGACTTCAACCGGCATTTCGGGAGTAACGTCACTTCCCAGCAGCTGCTGGAGGTACACTCGGGCGGGATGGCCAACACAGGCATGCGCGCCGTTGTCATCTCTACTGATACGGGAACGCAGATTAGCCGAGCGAACTATAACCATCCGAACCAAGACATTTCTGCCGGCAAAAGCAATATTTATACATTGCCTGCAGATGGAAGCACCGTACTCATCAAGCTCGCTTCCGGGCAGAAGCCGACACCGGGGACTATTCGCACTGACCAAGCTCCTACAGGCACCGTGGTATTACCGAAGGACTCAGCTCAGCCGGCTGTTGTGCACACGCCACCCTATACAAGCACGCCCCCCGTTGATTTGACGCTAACTGCACAGGTTACAGATGATCAGTCTGTGAAACGTGTCACGTTATATTACAAGACGGATGCTCAAGAAGTGTATCAACAGGAGGACCTGACATTAAACGAAGCGGGGATGTTCAGCAAGACCATTTCGAAATATGACATCATGTCCGGTTCTAAGCTGCAGTATTATTATGAAGTGTCGGATGGGATTCATAAGGTAAAAGCCCCTTCTGAACCGGCCGCTTCGTATCAGATTCACTTGCAGCACCAGCCGATTCCCCTGTTGAATGTTGCAGACGGTCAATATTTGCGTGAAACCGTAGCCCTTCAAGGCTATCAGCCTATGGCGGACGGCAGTGTCCTGCGGGTGTCGATCGACGGCCAGCCTATCGAAAGCAAGCGTGTGATGCCGGGCGAGGCATACCTCGTACTTGAAGCGGACGGGCTGCAGCCGGCGCTCGGGTTTAAGAACGGTATCCTGATAGGTGATACCATCATTCATTTATTTGAAGGGATACATGATTATTCCCAATTCGAGACGGTTGCCGTACCGGTTTCTCCCGAGCTGCTGAGTTCCGGAGCGAACACCTTGTCCGTGTGGGCGGGGGACCGGATCTCCCCGACCAGCAATGAGGGGAACAATGATAATTTCAGTATTCGAAACGTGCGCCTCATTCTTTGGGACGGAACGATTCTTAGGGATCCTGCCTACGACAGCAAAACAAGCTATGGCGTCAATGATGACATCCAGCACCGAGATTTTCACTTCATGATCCCGGAGCAGAAGCTGTCGGCAATTACCTATGCTTGGGATACGAAAAAAGCTGTGGACGGTAAGCACCGGGTCTCTCTTGAGCGTGAAGGCACAACGATAGCCGCCGCAGACGTGATCGTAGATAACACGAAGCCTGTCATCGCAGCAATCACACCGGATGCCGGCTCGCAGGTCAAGGGTTTTATCCCGCTTACCGCTCAAGTGAGTGATACAATCTCTGGGGTGAGCAAGGTAGAAGCGAAGCTGGATGGAAATCCGGTGGACTTTCCCGGCACCGTTGCTGCGGCCAGCTTAACGCCAGGTTCTCACCGCTTGGAGGTCACGGCAACCGACCGCGCAGGCAATGAGACTTCCGCCGCAAGCGTCTTTGAGTCGCTGCAGGAGCATCCGAATGCGCCGATGAATCCGAAGCCGAATGACGGAGACGAGAAGGTGGGTCCGAATCCGATGCTGATGGCGAACGTTCAGGATCCTTATGGGGATGCGTTGAAGGTGTCCTTTTATGAGGGGTACAAGTACGACTACGCCAACAGGGGACAAGCGAAAGCGTACAGCCATGCAGTAGACCGGGAACCGCCGTTATTGCAGGTGCCCCAAGGCGAGAAGGCCTTCGATGAGGGTGAATATAGTAAAATCTCGATCTCCGATGATCAATATGTAACGACTGATGTGAACGGGGACTTCCCTTATCACCGGTTCGAGCTGAAAGTAGATCAGGATTTGACCGGGGTATCGGAGCTGGAAGTCCGTTGGGAGGGGCACTCGCTTGAAGGCCGCCGGGTGACGATGTATGCTTGGAACCATAAGCTCGGCAAATGGACCGAGGTCGACTCGGGCATAGGCACACAGGATTTTGTTCTGAAGGGAAAAGTGAGTGTTGCAGACACGGTGCGTGAGGGTACCGTACAGGTACTGGTGCAGGATCAAATCCCCTCACCGGACGAGTATGATTTTTCCTTCGCCTGGATCAGTGATACTCAGTATTACTCCAAATCGTACCCTCATATTTACACGAATATGACGCAGTGGCTTGTCGACCAGCAGGCAAAGCAGAAAATACAATATACCATTCACACAGGCGATATCGTGGACGGAATGGATGAGTATCAATACATAAACGCGGACAGGAGTATGAAAATTCTTGACGATGCGGGGATGCCATATGGCGTGTTGGCAGGCAATCATGATGTTCACTATGCAGCGGCGGATTACTCCATGTACGGCAAATATTTCGGCCGTCACCGCTTCGAGAATCGCTCTTATTACGGTGGCGAGCTCGACAACAATCGTGACCACTACGATTTGATCTCCTCTGGGGGCAACGATTTCGTCATCCTTTATTTCGGCTGGGTGATCGATCAGCAGTCCATTGATTGGGCTAATCAGGTATTGAAAAAATATAGCGACCGCAATGCTATTGTCGCTCTGCATGAATACATCAACCCAGAAGGGAATTACTCGGGTCAAGGGAAAGAAATATATGAGAAGGTCGTCGTTCCGAACGACAATGTGTTTATGGTGCTAAGTGGACATATCATCGGGGTGAGCCATAATGTGAAAACGATCGGTGACCGCCAAGTATTGGAGATGCTGGCCGACTATCAGGGTTTGGAGCAGGGCGGACTCGGTTATCTACGTTTGCTGAAGTTTGACACGGAGCATGGACTGCTGCATGTAAATACGTTCTCTTCGTACTTAAATGACTATAATTACTATGAAGATTCGAAAGAGGAGTTTACAATTCCAATAAAGCTTAAACCGGTAGCAAAGCAAGTAGCTACTGATTACATTCAGCTGAACGTACTCACCACGAAGCTGATCGGTCAAGAATCGAACGTCGTCAGCGGAACTACGGCGAAGGCGAAGTGGACGGGGCTTACCCCAGGCCGCACCTATGGCTGGTATGTTAGTGTAGAAGATGCTTACCTAGGCAAGACCCTATCGGATGTATGGACGTTTCAAGTGAATGACGGAAAAAACGGAAACAGCGGCAAATAG